From the genome of Mya arenaria isolate MELC-2E11 chromosome 5, ASM2691426v1:
GCCATTTGGGCAACTGATCGATCCGAAACAGATTGCTGAAAGGGAGGAAAATATTGGTTACCTCTCAAATAAACCTAAAGTGATATAAATTGGTTACATAAAACCCGTGATTTTAAGAAAATCTCGTAtgcaaattgtatttcaaaattatttgcaattaaaacttttaattcaatagtttaatgatttgtgattataaaacacaatttagtTGTATTACATTACATAACTTAAACgaacaaaattgttttgacctatttgtttatatatatttttcattgcgataaaacaatgacgtcatactTTGGTCTATCAAGATCAGGTAATCATACTTACGATTAAAGTCGGACTATACAAACCTAATGAATTGTGGCAATcttacaataaatgttttctcGAAATGCAAAAGGACTGTTTTCGGAAGGATAATTTGGATAAGTTAAATCTTCCCAAGACTTGTATCGAAAAATGTTGAATGGTTTAACAATAACATACGTTGATCGCAAGTCGACCCCTGATATCCGGTACAACACTCGCTTCGATTGCACAGCTTGTAGCAGGTATCTAAAGCCGATCTGtcataaaacagaaaacattaaaatctaCCGTGAAGCCAAGAAGCTAAGCATTTAATCTTGACCTAAAGCTATATATTAAAGACCACAAGACACACATCGACTGACTAAACGGCAAAAGAcgaaacaaaaagaaaacaaagagtAGCacaaatttagttttttttataagaaaaggcATTTAATGTGAACGTATATGCCTTTGATATCTGTTCAAACTAATTACATCTGTATTCAAGTGATTTAGATTAGCCTGTGGCTGTTGCTTTGTTTGGCCAATATGTGAATGCATTGTTAACCGTTAAACAGGAACTTTGTTTATGTGCATGCTACTTGGCTCGTCGCCATCTTAACATTCCTTCATTGTAATTTGGGTATCTGAATGCCTggtgacattttattatttggatATGATATGAAAGGAGTGGATGTGAAGAAAACgatttgttgtcaagttgttaTTACTTTATCTATAGTGTGctttggtcatttattttacatataagaaATCAGTTATTAATTCCTGTTCCAACAATACCAATATAATTTGGGTTCACCACACATCAAAGTTAAGCATTATTGCAAATGATATAGTTGATGACAAACTAAATTATATTTCGGATTTTGATGtaattaaatgtcaattttatccTGTTATTTGCTCACATACGgttcaataacatttttgttaataagGAAAGAAGACCACGTGATGTTAATttacagtcaggtggtcatgtgaccatACTGTGACAAATACTGCTTCAGAATCAAATCAATAGATTGAGAACAACCGACCTCAACATCAATTTACCCTGAAAATTCCATCAATCTGCAGGATAAACACAGTGGCAAAGAGAATCTgcagaaaatatacatatagcACTAAGGTCATGAGCACTTACCCACCAGCAAATGCTGAAATATGTGCAGCATTGAACGATAGTGAACTCCATTTCTGttgtgaatgacaaaatctcacttacaacagaaatgaattctGTCTTAGCCGGTGCAGCCTATCACGATATTCTTAATACCTCAAAGAATTAAATCCATTGAACTTTTCGCGATTGTTTGGTAACATTCGTGAtcttgaaccatgacctgtgtaGTCTATGACTTATCAAAGTTAATccacatttttatgtttataattgatattgacgtatttaaaaacaactacTTTGACTATAAAGGTATTAAAAGAAATGGACAGTTTTGGAAACTTTTTAGGGgcgcatttaaacatatttacctTATTTTCCAACGTCAACAGGGACAAAATAGTTGTcctcattatttttaaagatactttaTAATCTTAGGGTATTTTATagtgttttgataaaaaaatacatgttgaatATAATACAGGGTTAGTTTCGTGGATGGAGAAATCTTTTCTGGCTTGGCTGcagataaattcctccgccttgccagataaactttcgtTATTCACGGTACTAACCGCGTATTCTCTATGTATCTATTAAAGAGCATAGCAATGTGATACTTTATAACATAaccttaatttaataaaatactcacaaaaagaaaaaatcaaacaaaaatcatatttttaacaattttcctTTCTGTCGAAACGTGCCGCTCAAAGTCATAGCGTGTATAAGAAGTGTTCAAGAGACCTAAAGCAAACAGTTGTTGtcgtttttgttaatataaacaaatacgcAGGTCAAAATTGCGTATGTGCCGTTAATGAATCATGACATACATATGAACGAACAAGACATCCATCCACAACCGTGAGCTTGTTTAAAGACACACGGATAAAAGGTGGCATAAAACACAACAGAACTcgttatgaataaatataaagcaCTTTTGAAAGATTAGTGAACAAGTGAGTTCAGTCATCAAAACATATGTGTCTgtattctttattgttttattaaaaccatACGTTATATCTGTATTcatcttttaaaactattttgctACGGCAAAATAATGATCTTATGGTGTTTTAGAAATACTATATaagattatatatattaaattttgattcaTTTGAAAGGAGTTGTTGTCATTATACATGTAAGTCTTAGATTTGAACCtcttaaaaacatcattaaagcatattgtttgatattgtaTTGATCTTACAATTATTTGTCCTACGATAGTTATTGCGTTAGGCATGATAAGCTTTGTAAGAAGAGCTTAAAATGATGAACAAAATTCACATCGCCACTAACCCTTCAATATTTCGTGAAATTTCTACCTGTATCTTGTACATCTTGACAGCCACAAGAAGCCACAATTTGTGTAGTAGGTAGTTTGACGGTAACAACTGTATGAACATGTATAGTACTGAGTACAATAACCGCCTTCACATCCACTGAAAGACAAGAATGCAAACTAATTTAATGGAACTCCGTGTTCAAATAGTTGGTGAATAAGCGAATAATATCAATTATGTCCGATTAAGACTAGATTATATATTaactatttgtatttatatatataatccaGAATTATTTCGGAGATTGTCATAAAACTATTCATGTCATAAtctatttattgaaataatatcaaaaactGGACTAGGTAGCGCGTAGCGCATATATATTTGGATATGCATctaatatgtaaacaaaaacaatattttacttcactttaaagtttgattttGTGACTGGTCATGGAATGGACTTGAAATGCCAATGCATAAGTTTATCAATTGGCACCTGATATGTCGACACTAAGGCGTAAAAATCCATTTTTGAGTAAAGGTTTAAAGAGTGAGATTTTACACGCATAAAGATAATAGATACAAATGACGCTTTTATAACCACTACTAAACAAACCCTTTTCGAAATATTCTATACACGTGAGATTAAGGAGAAATTTGAAATACTAAAGACCTGGACGGGATTGAACCTAGTACTTTTAACTCTTAGTCCGACATGTTTACCAGTTGCCAATACAATGCAATGATCATTGaaacttttttcttaaaaatgtcataaagaATTATAACGAGACACACTTAGAATTGTTATAGTTTTGCTTTGTTAGTTAAGGTTTTATACTTATTTCCCATGTATGCATTAATCACAAGCCATGCAACGTTTTAACGACAattatgcatttaatatatCTACTGAAGAATTGTAGTTCATGAACACCAAAACGAAACATATCATTAAACGAGCGACTTACTTCGAGAAAAAAACTACTTATATAACAGAAAGCAGAAAGTGTGCTTTGTCTGTTACAATCGACGTATCGtgtgaaagtttaaaaaaaagcttACCGTATGTATAAAATACCAACACTACAAAGAAACAACACCGCTGCATACATTGTGCTGCGCGATATGAAGGAAAGAAAAACGTTTGTTCATATATAAGATTAGCTGGAggaattaaatatttcattagtttGTTTGCAACCAATCATTTTAAAGTGTTACAAGGaagaatattttcatatttaatgttacaatggAACTGTTCACgatattgtaaacatgtattgtgTGTTTCAGTACAAATACACCGTTGTCTGGACTTCATTATCTGATTGGTAAGCGGTAGTAAACATCGTTACAAAAGACCGGGTCAGCTAAACTAGGATTATAAAGGTACAccaggaaaataaataaactgtttttcagTCCAGAGCACGTAATgacttttaaacaagaaagtAAATACGCtcagtaaacaaaaataaacgttttaatatgaaatgttacTAAATAGACAAggttaatgattttaaaacatttagatGCATagcttttaattatttcaagaCTAAATTAAGTTGTTAGTTTATTGTTCTtcgtttatatatatttgttctatgAAAAACACAATAGAGTATAtgatgtttacttttttacataataaataCCTTTTAAGGTTAAATGACAATTAATCAATGTCACATGTAATGATTTATGATGttctgaatatttttaatgtatcaatatttatacgaTTAGTTAGATAATGACGAAAGCTATAAAGATCTGTTAAACGCTGTAGTGTACCAGCTCATTCCCTACCTTTAAAACAGTGCATGGTGAATGTTTAACTTGGTTTAAAACACGTAATAAAACCCTAGTTATATAAAGAGTAGAATTATAAACGAAATTTTAAGGGGGGAAATGCGCTTTATAAGTTCGTAATGCTACATTTAAAGCTCAACTGAACTCAACTCAACATCTTTTTCCCCCATGGCTGGAGATATTTATAGTATATGCAAACATtgaaagacataaaacataaataatagtatatatatatatatatatatatatatatatatatatatatatatatatatatatatatatatatatatatatatatatacaataatagtaGAGCTCAAAAATATAGCatattggtgtcaaaatattcatacaaatattgtagGATATATCTTAATATCTTAGTACAAATAAGAAGCTTTtattctacatgcaaataaaattagaCTATTTGGCTTAAATGATAGTAATGTCGTTTGTGATCCGCCGCTTGGATGCATAAATCTTGTCGAAACGAAATACAAGAGATTTGCAGCAGCGAGTTATGGTATACATAATATTGTCTATGTTAGAAAGATAACGTTAACATGGATTAATTGATAAGTGTAATACATAAATAGCGAAgcagttttatatgaaatatgttattattttgactGGTCGTTCCAGCATAGACTAAACAGCACATTGTAAAACTTGGATTTTACTAAGGAATAATTAGTATCTGTTTCAACAGCGTgttagaaaattaaaacataatttcaaaaaatgacGTGTTGATCTATTTCCAGTTGTGGCTCGATTGGAGCCCCTAAAACCTTTAAACATCAGGTATGACTCAGACTGTCCAGAGAAGAAAGAAATTCACAAAAGTCGTGGTTGAAAGTGTCTTTTAGCTGGgttgtaaaatttgttttttcgaCTTGTGTAGTTTTACATTCACAAAGCACATGTGTCAGTTCTTCCTGGTATATCCTGTCACATTTAATGCAAGTTCTGGCTGCAAGCACATCTGATCTACACCATAATTTTGCTATAAATCTAACAGTCTCCCTGTATACTCTTTTACTTGAAACAGAGTATATTATAGAAGGTGAGACTACAGGATGGATGATTCGAAACAATATAAAGGCACAGTCATGTGCGGTGCGATTTTCCCAGCAGTTGAGTTCTAATAGTTTTACTGAGTTATTTACAACCCTTTTCCATGTCGTTTTGGGTGGTAAATTAAATGCTGCGGTAAGGTACTCATTAACTTAAGTATAAATTGCAAATTGTACTTAAGGAGTATTCTGCATATGTCTAGGATAAAACCAAGTTTAACAGAGTTATTGTCTTCCAAAAACATACAATAGTTTCTGATGAAAATCACTTTCGTTATACAATGTTGAGACAAACTTAAcactttatacaaaaacatcagTTTGAGTTTATCAGAGGCTGCTAAGTCCGAGCATGGATTCCGACATATCAGATATGACTTACGATTGAAAACCTTGCACTTTCCTTGCCATAAAGTGTTGAAATCGATCGACTGTTTTTGTGTCAATAACGGTCATGTTATTCCATAATTCAGAGATGTAAAGTGTTATCTTCTGGTATAAGCTGAATAGAACGAGGGGACCTACTATATAATGATGGACACCCTACCGACTATAGATAATAGGGCATTTTTCGTTTTTTGAACACGTTGTGTTATGCCCGTATGTCCGTGCAGTTTTAAGTTTGAATCCTGCAGTATACCTAGATGAGTAGTGGATGTGACTTGTTGAATGATACGCTCTCTGTACATAATAGGGATTTGAGTGACGCTGCGGCGTGGTGAAAATActattacataatatttgttgaaattcacTTCTATGTTCCAACGTTGGCGATCCGAGTAGACTATATCGAACATACACTGGAGGTCGTTGGGACAAAAAGCGACGAGTGATATATCGTCTGCAAATACGGGACTTCCAGAATTCACAGACAGAAGTTGTGCCCCGTGaatggtacatgtataacaaagacgAAAGTACCCAGAACACTTAACATATGAGCTCTATCATAAATATTGCATGCGCAATTTACTTCTAAACTTAGTCTTCATAATATTTGCGACTTCTAGAAGTATGAAATTTAATCAACTATCAAGTACAACATATCacatatatagtttatttaaaaaataaatattgaaacggATAAATTAACTGCTTGACATTGAAAATAGGTTTTGGGACATATTGAGGCTGACATTGGAGGTATACATATGACCAATGActttaacatatattatcaattttatgaGTATAATCGCTCAAAGAACGTAACTTTCAACGGAGTTGTTCCAATTAATCATTATGTAAAATTATAGGAAGTGTTTATATAGCGACAAGTATGCGCGTTAAGGGTACTTTTTGACATTCAATGTGTTCCCTTAAAGCATTAAGTCAACTGAATCATAgtaatgcaaattataggcttcgattaatataaataaaacacaaaagttacacatgaattattttcagaCAATACGTTTCTCTTATGACACTAGTTTTGTTCACAAGTTCTGAATAGTAACCAGGACATGGACACAACACTGGTTTGTAGATAGGAAATGGACACAAGCGCCTGCTTGTACCCAGGGACTTGACACAAGCATTGGTTTGTACCCAGGGCTTTGACACAAGCACTGGTTTGTactaagaaataaaaacaagcacTGGTTTGTACCAAGAAATAGACACAAGCATTTGTTTGTACCCAGGAAATGGACAAAAGCGCTGGCTTGTACCCAGAGACTTGACACAAGCATT
Proteins encoded in this window:
- the LOC128234475 gene encoding delta-like protein B, with product MYAAVLFLCSVGILYIRGCEGGYCTQYYTCSYSCYRQTTYYTNCGFLWLSRCTRYRSALDTCYKLCNRSECCTGYQGSTCDQPICFGSISCPNGGTCRAPDTCSCRTGFSGTKCSDTNLFAEISSKFRWKCISVEIYIVHSL